Within the Bradyrhizobium cosmicum genome, the region TCAGCCATTTCAGCACTGCGACGTAGCGGTTGTAGTCGAAGAAGATCTGGGCGAGCACCGAGACGGCGCCGAAGGTCACGACATAGAGGATGCCCGGACCGCCGATCAGCACCTTGAGGGCGTCCGCCATCGCGCCGAGATCGGCCGCGATGTTGATCGTGTTGGCGGCGAACAGCAGAACCACGAGGCCCCAGACATAGGCAGGACCGAAATTGCGGCAGACATTGCCGGCGATGCCATGACCCGTTACCCGCCCGATCCGCGCCGAGATCTCCTGGATCGCCGTCATCAGCGGATAGGTCAGCAGCATCGTCCAGCCGATGCCGAAGCCGAGTTGTGCGCCGGCCTGGCTATAGGTGCCAATCCCCGAGGGATCGTCGTCCGAGGCTCCGGTGATCAACCCCGGCCCGAGCGTGGAAAAGAAATTCCGCAGGCGGAAGGTGGCGCGCTTCTGCACCTTTGGTTCGAGCGTCGCCGTGTCCATCGCGGTTCCTCAGATGCAGCCTTGCCTTATAAGCGGGCAGGGGCATCAGGAGTTCCAGCTGCGGAACGCTTTGATCGATCGAAGCCTTACGCGGTACGATCGATGGCAAAATCGTCAAGCAACGGAGAGTTGCCTCCGGAGCAGAAGGTCGCGAGCAGTTCGGCCGCAAGATAGCTGAATGTGATGCCGTTGCCGCCATAGCCGTAGGCGGCGAAGATATTCTTCTGTCCGGGGACCGGGCCGATCAACGGCAAGCCGTCCTGCGTCGTGTCGAACGCCCCCGACCAGCAATAGTCGATTCTGTCGGAGGACCGCGGCCACAGCGCCCGAAGCTGTTGCCTCAGGCGTTCGCGCTTGGCGGGCGTGAGCGCCTCGCGCGCCTGCGGTTCGATCGCGGAATCATCATCCTCGCCGCCGAAGATGATCCGGCCGTCGGCTGTGCTGCGGGCATAATGATAGTCGTGGCTCGCCTCCCAGATCAGCACGTCTTCCGGCCAGAGGTTCTGGGGCTGAGGCTGTGTGGCGATCGCCCAACTGGAGGTGGGGCGCTGGATGGTCGGACGCACGATGCTGGGCATGACGTAACCTGTACACAGCACCACGCGGTTGGCCTCGATCTCGTAGCCGCCATGGAGCCCGACGATGACCTTGGCACCGGCGCTTTCGAAAGCCGTCGCGTCGGCTTGCCGGATCGAAGCCCCGCGTCCGATGGAAACTTTCAGAAGCTCATGAGTGAGCTCAACCGGATCGGCATCAGCAACAAGCGGTGACAGGATCGCACCGGCGCGCGCAATCTCGAACCGGCGGAGCAGGGACGCATGGTCGAGAAACACGCCGGGCAAGTTGGCGCGCGCTCGCAGGTCGGACTCTTCTCTCAGGGATTTGCCGCTGTCATCGACCGCAAGGTAGAGCGACAGCCGATCCCTGATATGGCATGGGATGCGATAGTGGCGCGTCAACGCCAGCAAGCCCTGGACGGCCCGGAGGCTAGCGTTGTAGCAGCGCGCCGCGCGTTCGAAACCGTAAGCCTGTGTGAGCTCGGACAGTGAACGATCGATTTCCCACAGCAGCATCGCGGTGCTCGCGCCCGTGCTGCCATGTCCCGGCGTTTCCCGGTCGATGATGACGACTTCATGCCCGCGGCGCGTGAAGCTTTCGGCGACCATGGCGCCGGTGATCCCCGCGCCCACGACCAGGACATCACATGCGAAGCTCCCTGCCACGGGACGAATTTCGGGGCCGCCGCTGGTAAGCCATGGCGTCGTCGAACTTCTGAGGTCGCCATGGTCGATGTCTTGGTCATCGGAAAAGATCGCGAAACTCCGTCGAATTGGCGCCGGGGCCACGAGGCGCCTGGTCACCAGTTCCAACGTCCTTGAAATGCGCAAAGTTCCCGCGGCGGCGCGGCTTCTAAAGTCTTCGGATCAGATCAATCCGCGCAACACCTCGACCAGCCGCCCGCACTCCTCCTCCGTTCCGACCGTGACGCGCAGGAAGTCGTCGATGCGCGGTTTTCGGAAATGCCGGACCAGAACGCCGCGCTCGCGCAGCGCCGCGGCGAGATCGGCTCCGCTCCGGCTCCGATGGCGCGCGAAGACGAAGTTCGCGAGCGACGGCAGCACCTCGAAGCCGAGCTGTTCGAGATCGCGAGCCAGGATTTCGCGGCTCGCGATGATGCGGGCGCGGGTCTTCTGGAACCACGCGTCGTCCTCGATGGCAGCGACGGCGCCGGCGATGGCGAGGCAATCGACGGGATAGGAGTTGAAGCTGTCCTTCACCCGCTCCAGCGCCTCGATCAGTGGCCGCTGGCCGATCGCAAAGCCAACCCGCAGGCCGGCGAGCGAGCGCGACTTCGAGAAGGTCTGGATGACGAGCAGATTGT harbors:
- a CDS encoding NAD(P)/FAD-dependent oxidoreductase; the protein is MVAESFTRRGHEVVIIDRETPGHGSTGASTAMLLWEIDRSLSELTQAYGFERAARCYNASLRAVQGLLALTRHYRIPCHIRDRLSLYLAVDDSGKSLREESDLRARANLPGVFLDHASLLRRFEIARAGAILSPLVADADPVELTHELLKVSIGRGASIRQADATAFESAGAKVIVGLHGGYEIEANRVVLCTGYVMPSIVRPTIQRPTSSWAIATQPQPQNLWPEDVLIWEASHDYHYARSTADGRIIFGGEDDDSAIEPQAREALTPAKRERLRQQLRALWPRSSDRIDYCWSGAFDTTQDGLPLIGPVPGQKNIFAAYGYGGNGITFSYLAAELLATFCSGGNSPLLDDFAIDRTA